Proteins encoded in a region of the Cardiocondyla obscurior isolate alpha-2009 linkage group LG18, Cobs3.1, whole genome shotgun sequence genome:
- the Dnapol-epsilon255 gene encoding DNA polymerase epsilon catalytic subunit 1 isoform X3 has product MMISYMIDGQGYLITNRELVSADIKDFEYTPKPEFEGPFTIFNELNEKAVIMRFFDHINEIKPHIFVTYNGDFFDWPFVETRAAVHNIDMKEKIGFSKNREGVYVSRAAMHMDCLCWVRRDSYLPVGSQNLKAVAKAKLRYDPVELDPEEMCKLASEEPEVLANYSVSDAVATFYLYQKYVHPFIFALCTIIPMEPDEVLRKGSGTLCESLLMVQAFQANIIFPNKQETEWNKLTKDGHLLDQETYVGGHVEALESGVFKHDIPCRFKIIPSAVDELISGVENALKHTIQEEEKVPIDMVTNFDEIIKEVKIKLKALKDQPLRIENPVIYHLDVGAMYPNIILTNRLQPSAIVNEMDCAVCDYNKPNAPCQRKMNWMWRGEYLPASLGEFQRIKQQLETEKFPPQFPGGVKRAFHELTTKEQATFQKNRLTEYCKKAYKKTKITRMEERIQTICQKENSFYVDTVRAFRDRRYEYKALTKVAKRQVEAANKKGDAADIKSAKSREVLYDSLQLAHKCILNSFYGYVMRKGARWHSMEMGGIVCYTGAHIIRKAREIIEQIGRPLELDTDGIWCVLPASFPDSITVKTTHEKKKEFTVSYPNAVLNFMVKDQFTNEVYHELVDKDNLTYEIKSENSIFFEVDGPYYAMVLPAAKEEGKKLKKRYAVFNFDGSLAELKGFEVKRRGELQLIKIFQASVFESFLKGNTLEECYASVAKDADYWLDLLYSKCANMPDSELFELISENKSMSRKLEDYGAQKSTSISTAKRLAEFLGDEMVKDAGLACRYIIANKPQSAPVAERAIPLAIFQSEPAVRRHYLKKWLKDFTLYSDDIRDILDWNYYIERLGSAIQKIITIPAAMQGLPNPVPRVQHPPWLHKKVSEKNTSHRQKKITDIFSVRVKDTSHTDNIENSCDIEDLAGPSTSFNTPVVNKRKRHYLDEDETIRAKSWKEALGSPPPMGTTKKERLKWLEFHKKKWAFQAKQRHQHRQKKSKTNENDEITWGVIRNTNTSTMTGFLRRAQRKLLETPWQIIQLSETGEPGMFRMWILVDTQLHQVRLVVPRIFYVNTRKARPDPGSNELWKKSFKSLPRSRPVYNLYRYSLPESLFQEHSRELLEDLSKPEIEGIYETQMSLEFRAILQLGCVCIVDPRVARKMADGADTFILDQLEFKSIAYQPYLKQTESINYIFLYHHWSSNRQRALWGLFLSASKRAHIFILDSVASNQLPNMNALYTQERKAILEKNDEDKINKLAKNIQFVVQVETNFQQVCRTLQAALTTYKNEGHGATIIINQTALDKTTLTTEMPLLNEFPLVSTHVRDVENLYSTLEWQKIGAKMMIKHYLKSQQIVELIAEQCRFFHAPIGNVPADPTLFGADLFYARHLHRNNFVLWCSSTEKPDLGGSENDDNRLLTDFEESSSCAANNPGTYSSVCVELDVESLAVNALLQYHHIHDIDGTSTFVAFHNQQRPSIQEMAMGGETATIIPSYDEITLCNPAFKTLRSMVNAWLLEVSVYKNVFADYQLIHFYRWLRSSNALLYDPALRRTLHTYMKKLYIQLIAEFKTLGCIIVFANFNKIIVCTKKRSVNDALGYVEFVVQTIRNKELFHSIEITYDQCWEYLIWLDLHNHAGIKGQLSKDNTEEDTENDNDDVPQIIMNWSLMECLPKEAGCQASFNAIIAGYINAVYQCMIETDVNNTIRPRRRYSQSQSFIAPLGLGALENTAEFAKKLLSGEMSQRLFKITQKIHRNLSEKILSLEEYPNVDMGGKENIKINPALELIKAVCKVLSLDKEVENEVYNLKANLLRLIGVGSFGDNVEWKEPCISLVLPEVICKACNHTRDIDLCKDQYCTNENNRHVWKCPICDTAYDNTEIEFSLIDKLNRKSMGYVLQDLQCRKCKEIKRENMNMLCSCSGEYNNLISRDEVTTYVNICKSIATKCKMNILAEIVENTKLFTG; this is encoded by the exons ATGATGATATCATATATGATAGATGGACAG ggatatttaataactaataGAGAATTAGTCTCTGCAGATATAAAAGACTTCGAATATACACCAAAACCAGAATTTGAAGGTCCTTTCACGATATTTAACGAGCTTAATGAAAAAGCAGTTATAATGAGATTTTTTGATCACATTAACGAAATCAAGCCTCATATATTTGTAACATATAATGGTGATTTTTTCGATTGGCCATTTGTTGAAACTCGAGCAGCTGTACATAATATagatatgaaagaaaaaattggtTTCTCTAAAAATCGCGAAGGTGTTTATGTCAGTAGAGCTGCTATGCACATGGATTGTTTATG tTGGGTGAGGCGCGATTCTTATCTCCCAGTGGGTTCCCAAAATCTGAAAGCTGTTGCTAAAGCTAAATTGAGATATGATCCAGTGGAACTTGATCCAGAAGAAATGTGCAAATTAGCATCGGAAGAGCCTGAAGTCCTCGCGAACTATTCTGTTTCTGACGCTGTGGcaacattttatctttatcagAAATACGTTCATCCCTTTATATTTGCGTTATGCACGATTATTCCTATGGAGCCTGAtgaa gttcTCAGAAAGGGATCTGGCACACTGTGTGAATCTCTTCTTATGGTACAAGCTTTTCAagctaatattatatttcctaACAAACAAGAAACCGAAtggaataaattaacaaaagatGGCCATTTACTGGATCAAGAAACTTACGTGGGTGGACACGTGGAAGCCTTAGAATCTGGTGTTTTTAAACACGATATTCCTTgccgttttaaaattataccaaGCGCCGTCGATGAATTAATCAGTGGTGTGGAAAATGCCTTAAAGCATACAATAcaagaagaggaaaaagttCCGATTGATATGGTGACGAATTttgacgaaataataaaagaagttAAGATAAAGTTAAAAGCACTTAAAGATCAACCTTTAAGAATAGAAAACCCtgtaatttatcatttagACGTAGGTGCTATGTATcccaatataattttaactaatAGATTGCAGCCTTCTGCGATAGTAAATGAAATGGATTGTGCTGTATGCGACTATAACAAGCCTAATGCTCCCTGCCAAAGAAAAATGAATTGGATGTGGAGAGGCGAATATTTGCCTGCAAGTTTGGGTGAATTTCAAAGAATAAAACAGCAATTAGAAACCGAAAAATTTCCACCACAATTTCCCGGTGGTGTTAAAAGAGCTTTCCATGAATTGACTACGAAAGAGCAGGCTACATTTCAGAAAAACAGACTTACCGAATATTGTAAAAAAGCTTACAAAAAAACCAAAATTACTAGAATGGAAGAGAGAATACAAACGATATGTCAGAAAGAAAATTCGTTTTATGTAGACACTGTGAGAGCATTTAGAGATAGAAGATATGAATATAAAGCATTAACTAAAGTTGCTAAACGGCAAGTAGAAGCAGCAAACAAGAAAGGAGATGCTGCTGACATAAAATCTGCTAAAAGTAGAGAAGTTTTGTACGATTCTCTTCAGCTTGCTCATAAATGCATTCTCAATTCTTTTTATGGCTACGTTATGAGAAAAGGAGCACGATGGCACAGTATGGAAATGGGCGGCATCGTATGTTACACAGGAGCTCATATTATTagaaaagcgagagaaatTATAGAACAAATCGGTCGTCCATTGGAATTGGATACTGATGGCATATGGTGTGTTTTACCTGCGTCTTTTCCAGACTCCATTACAGTTAAGACTAcacacgaaaagaaaaaagaattcacGGTCTCGTATCCGAATGCAGTTCTCAATTTTATGGTGAAg GATCAATTTACTAATGAAGTGTATCATGAACTTGTggataaagataatttaacatatgaaattaaaagtgaaaattcgatatttttcgAAGTTGATGGACCGTATTACGCAATGGTATTACCCGCTGCtaaagaagaaggaaagaaattgaaaaaacgatacgcagtttttaatttcgacGGTTCACTAGCCGAATTAAAAGGATTTGAAGTAAAAAGGAGAGGtgaattgcaattaataaaaatttttcaggCCTCTGTTTTTGAATCTTTTTTAAAAGGGAATACGTTAGAAGAATGTTACGCTTCTGTTGCAAAAGATGCAGATTATTGGCTGGATTTATTGTACAGCAAGTGTGCAAATATGCCTGACTCCGAATTGTTCGAACTCATATCCGAGAACAAGTCTATGTCGCGTAAATTAGAAGACTACGGTGCACAAAAGTCCACGTCCATTTCTACGGCTAAAAGATTAGCTGAATTTTTAGGTGACGAAATGGTTAAAGATGCAGGTTTAGCTTGTAGATATATTATAGCGAATAAACCACAAAGCGCACCAGTTGCTGAGCGCGCGATACCGTTAGCTATTTTTCAATCGGAACCGGCTGTGCGCAGacattacttaaaaaaatggtTAAAGGATTTTACATTGTATAGCGATGACATCAGAGATATTTTAGATTGGAATTATTACATTGAGCGACTCGGGAGCGctatacaaaaaataattactatacCAGCGGCGATGCAAGGCTTACCGAATCCAGTTCCACGAGTGCAGCATCCACCTTGGTTACATAAAAAAGTGTCAGAGAAAAATACATCCCATcgtcagaaaaaaattacagatatATTTTCTGTTAGAGTTAAGGACACTTCTCATACAGACAACATTGAAAATTCTTGCGATATTGAAGATCTCGCAGGCCCATCCACTAGCTTCAATACTCCGGTTGTtaacaagagaaagagacattATTTAGACGAGGATGAAACAATCAGAGCCAAAAGCTGGAAGGAAGCTCTGGGTTCACCTCCTCCCATGGGAACAACGAAAAAAGAGAGACTTAAATGGTTGGAATTTCATAAGAAAAAATGGGCTTTTCAAGCTAAACAGAGGCATCAACATCGGCAAAAGAAAAGCAAGACTAACGAAAATGATGAAATCACCTGGGGAGTTATACGAAATACTAATACATCCACCATGACTGGTTTTTTGAGACGTgctcaaagaaaattattggaAACTCCATGGCAAATTATTCAACTGTCAGAAACAGGCGAGCCCGGTATGTTTCGAATGTGGATACTCGTTGATACACAATTACATCAGGTACGTCTTGTAGTACCtcgtatattttatgtaaacaCTCGCAAAGCAAGGCCTGATCCAGGCTCGAACGAACTCtggaaaaaaagtttcaaatcCTTACCACGCTCTCGTCCGGTGTACAACTTGTATCGATATTCTCTGCCAGAATCTTTGTTTCAAGAGCACAGCCGAGAGCTTCTGGAAGACTTGAGTAAGCCAGAAATTGAAGGAATTTACGAGACACAAATGTCATTAGAATTTCGAGCTATATTGCAGTTGGGATGTGTGTGTATAGTCGATCCGCGTGTCGCGCGAAAAATGGCAGACGGAGCGGATACTTTCATTCTGGATCAATTAGAATTCAAAAGTATTGCCTATCAACCTTATCTCAAGCAAACGGAATCGATTAActacatatttctttatcatCACTGGAGTTCAAACCGTCAAAGAGCACTGTGGGGCTTATTCTTAAGTGCCAGCAAGAGAGctcacatatttattttagattcaGTCGCATCCAATCAACTACCGAACATGAATGCGTTGTACACACAAGAACGTAAAgcaatattagaaaaaaatgacGAAGACAAAATAAACAAGCTGGCTAAAAATATCCAGTTTGTAGTACAAGTAGAAACAAATTTTCAACAAGTATGCCGTACTTTGCAGGCAGCGTTAACGACGTATAAGAACGAAGGGCACGGCGcgacgattattattaatcaaacTGCTCTCGACAAAACGACATTAACCACTGAAATGCCGCTTCTCAATGAATTTCCTCTCGTCAGCACGCACGTTCGTGACGTTGAAAATTTGTACAGCACGTTAGAGTGGCAAAAAATAGGCGCAAAAATGATGATTAAACACTATTTGAAGAGTCAACAGATTGTTGAGTTAATTGCGGAGCAATGCCGATTCTTTCATGCTCCTATTGGCAACGTACCCGCGGATCCCACGCTCTTCGGTGCAGATTTATTCTACGCCAGACATTTGCATAGGAACAATTTTGTTCTGTGGTGTTCGTCCACCGAGAAACCTGACTTAGGCGGCAGCGAAAACGACGATAATAGATTATTAACAGACTTCGAAGAAAGCTCAAGCTGCGCCGCGAATAATCCGGGAACGTATTCTAGCGTTTGCGTCGAGTTGGATGTAGAAAGTCTAGCGGTTAATGCATTATTACAGTATCATCATATTCACGATATTGATGGAACCAGCACGTTTGTAGCATTTCACAATCAACAGCGTCCATCTATTCAG GAAATGGCAATGGGTGGTGAGACCGCGACAATTATTCCCAGCTACGATGAAATCACTCTTTGCAATCCGGCGTTTAAAACGTTGCGAAGCATGGTAAACGCATGGTTGCTCGAAGTATCtgtttacaaaaatgtatttgcaGACTATCAGCTGATTCACTTTTATCG GTGGTTGAGATCTTCAAATGCTTTACTTTACGATCCTGCTTTACGCCGTACTTTACACACTTACATGAAGAAGTTGTATATACAACTAATAGcagaatttaaaacattagGTTGTATTATAGTATTTGcgaattttaacaaaattattgtatgCACGAAGAAACGATCTGTGAATGATGCTTTGGGTTATGTGGAGTTTGTTGTTCAAACCATACGAAACAAAGAACTGTTTCATAGTATTGAAATTACATACGACCAATGCTGGGAATATCTGATATGGCTTGATTTG caCAATCACGCTGGCATTAAAGGGCAATTATCCAAAGATAATACAGAAGAGGACACTGAAAATGACAACGATGacgtg CcgcaaataataatgaattgGAGTTTGATGGAATGCCTGCCTAAGGAAGCAGGATGTCAAGCAAGTTTTAATGCTATAATAGCAGGATATATAAACGCAGTATATCAGTGTATGATTGAGACTGATGTCAATAATACTATAAGGCCGAGAAGAAGATACAGTCAAAGCCAATCATTTATAGCACCACTTGGATTAGGTGCACTGGAAAATACAGCCGAGTTTGCGAAAAAATTGTTATCAGGAGAAATGTCTCAAAGACTATTCAA AATAACACAAAAAATACATCGAAATTTATCAGAAAAGATATTAAGTCTGGAGGAGTATCCTAATGTGGATATGggtggaaaagaaaatataaagatcAATCCCGCACTTGAATTAATCAAGGCCGTATGCAAG gTTTTGTCCTTAGATAAAGAAGTAGAAAACGAGGTTTATAACTTGAAAGCAAATTTGTTGCGATTGATTGGAGTCGGCAGCTTCGGCGATAACGTTGAGTGGAAAGAACCGTGTATTTCTCTTGTTCTACCAGAAGTTATATGTAAAGCATGTAATCACACGAGAGATATTGATCTTTGTAAAGATCAATATTGCACAAATGAAAATAACAG acacgTGTGGAAATGCCCTATTTGCGATACGGCTTATGACAATACAGAAAtagaattttcattaattgacaaattaaatcgcaaaAGTATGGGTTACGTATTGCAAGATTTACAATGTCGGAAGTGTAAGGAAATTAAACGAGAAAATATGAACATGTTATGTTCCTGTTCGGGcgaatacaataatttaatctccCGGGACGAGGTTACAACgtatgtaaatatatgtaaatcgATAGCCACCAAAtgcaaaatgaatattttagcAGAAATAGTAGAGAATACGAAACTCTTTACAGgttag